In the genome of Acidovorax sp. 69, the window AAGAGCTTCATGCTCGTGGAGTTGCTCAAGGGCATGGCTCTTACGGGCCGGTACGCTTTTCGCCGCAAGGTGACCGTGCAGTTCCCTGAAGAGAAGACTCCTCTCTCTCCACGTTTTCGTGGTCTGCATGCCCTGCGCCGTTATGACAACGGCGAGGAGCGCTGCATTGCCTGCAAGCTGTGTGAGGCTGTTTGCCCCGCCATGGCGATCACGATTGAGTCGGATGTTCGCGCTGATGGATCTCGCCGTACCACGCGCTATGACATCGATCTGACCAAGTGCATCTTCTGCGGGTTCTGCGAAGAAAGCTGCCCCGTTGACTCAATTGTCGAGACGCATATCTTGGAGTACCACGGTGAAAAGCGTGGTGATTTGTACTTCACGAAGGACATGCTCTTGGCTGTGGGTGACCGGTACGAAGGTGAAATTGCGGCAGCCAAGGCTGCAGACGCCAAGTACCGCTGAGCGGTTTTGGTTTCAGCTTCTTTGCCAGACTTTCTATAAAGACCCGATTCATGGACGCCAAGACTGGTTTCTTCTATCTCTTCTCGGTGGTGCTGTTGTTTGCAGCTTTCCGGGTGATCACTGCGCGCAACCCGGTGCATGCGGTGCTCTATCTCATCCTCGCGTTCTCGCAGGCAGCAGCCGTGTGGGTGTTGCTCAAGGCCGAGTTTTTGGCCATTGCCCTGGTGCTCGTGTATCTGGGTGCGGTGATGGTGCTTTTCCTGTTCGTGGTGATGATGCTGGATATCCACGTCGATACTGTGCGCAAGGGCTTCTGGAAGCATTTCCCCTTAGCTGCGACTGTGGGTGCGTTGATCGCTCTGGAAATGGCTGCAGTGCTGATGGGGGGCTTTCGTGGCATGGACGAGCCCAAGGCTGTCGCCGCCGCAGTGGATGCAGCGGGGCAAGTGGTTCAGTATTCCAATACCAAGGCGTTGGGCAAGCTGCTCTACACCCAATACTTGTTTCCCGTTGAGATAGCTGCCGTCATTTTGCTGGTTGCCATGATCGCAGCCATCGCCTTGACATTGCGCCAACGCAAGGACAGCAAGGCCATCAACCCATCGTTGCAGGTTCGGGTGCGTGCCTCTGATCGGCTGGAGGTCGTCAAGGTCGCCGCGACACAAAAGGCCGCTGCAGAAGTTTCGGTTGAGCCTGCTGTTGAGGAGAAAAAAGCATGACGCTGACTTTGGGCCACTTTCTCTCTCTGGGGGCCATGCTGTTTGCGCTGGCTGTGATTGGCATCTTCCTGAACCGCAAGAATTTGATTGTGCTGCTGATGGCGATCGAGTTGATGCTTCTCGCCGTGAACATGAATTTCGTGGCGTTTTCGTATTACCTGGGCGACATGCACGGACAGGTGTTCGTGTTTTTCATCCTGACGGTGGCGGCTGCTGAATCTGCCATTGGCTTGGCCATCCTGGTGCTGCTGTTCCGCAACAAGTCCAGCATCAACGCGGAAGATCTCAACACCCTCAAGGGTTGATGAGTCACCGGTATTCCCAAGGTTCTCAAGAATGAGTCAAACCCTCTCTGCTTCCACACTCCTGGCCGTGCCGCTGGCTCCGCTGGCAGGCGCCTTGCTGGCCGGTATTTTCGGTACGACCTTTGGTGGTAACTGGATTGGCCGACGCCTGAGTCACACCCTCACGATTCTTGGTGTACTCGTGGCCTTCGTCCTGTCAGCCATGACGCTCAAAAGTGTGGCCCTGGATGGCGCACGTTTCAACGAGACGCTCTACACCTGGATGGTAGTGGGTGGCTTAAAAATGGAGGTGGGGTTCCTGGTGGACAGCCTCACGGCCATGATGATGGTGGTAGTGACCTTCGTGTCGCTGATGGTCCAC includes:
- the nuoK gene encoding NADH-quinone oxidoreductase subunit NuoK — protein: MTLTLGHFLSLGAMLFALAVIGIFLNRKNLIVLLMAIELMLLAVNMNFVAFSYYLGDMHGQVFVFFILTVAAAESAIGLAILVLLFRNKSSINAEDLNTLKG
- the nuoI gene encoding NADH-quinone oxidoreductase subunit NuoI, encoding MTAVAAASFSFKDFFKSFMLVELLKGMALTGRYAFRRKVTVQFPEEKTPLSPRFRGLHALRRYDNGEERCIACKLCEAVCPAMAITIESDVRADGSRRTTRYDIDLTKCIFCGFCEESCPVDSIVETHILEYHGEKRGDLYFTKDMLLAVGDRYEGEIAAAKAADAKYR
- a CDS encoding NADH-quinone oxidoreductase subunit J; the encoded protein is MDAKTGFFYLFSVVLLFAAFRVITARNPVHAVLYLILAFSQAAAVWVLLKAEFLAIALVLVYLGAVMVLFLFVVMMLDIHVDTVRKGFWKHFPLAATVGALIALEMAAVLMGGFRGMDEPKAVAAAVDAAGQVVQYSNTKALGKLLYTQYLFPVEIAAVILLVAMIAAIALTLRQRKDSKAINPSLQVRVRASDRLEVVKVAATQKAAAEVSVEPAVEEKKA